From the Theileria equi strain WA chromosome 4 map unlocalized gcontig_1105316255041, whole genome shotgun sequence genome, one window contains:
- a CDS encoding conserved hypothetical protein (encoded by transcript BEWA_045280A) translates to MENCASTLISKVSETVNLILGSCIPKRENDYEEHFDGPKDDECRKEELKQLVSMFASNAQNYIGCIRISLDDGKKLESSYKLDSKLEVLCIKTGKHLQEIPLSSVDGIYNFDDVSSDENMMQNKTIDTLTRNERSRFVMIEHFENGQRQRLFMLVEEVGNSDPFVTVLRILKMYADNKT, encoded by the exons atggaaaattGTGCAAGTACACTAATCTCAAAGGTCTCTGAGACCGTTAATTTGATCCTGGGTAGTTGTATTCCAAAGCGCGAAAACGACTATGAGGAG CATTTTGATGGGccaaaggatgatgaatgTAGAAAGGAAGAGCTGAAACAACTG GTTTCCATGTTCGCATCAAACGCACAAAACTATATTGGATGCATCAGAATATCACTAGACGATGGTAAAAAGCTGGAGTCGAGCTACAAGCTTGACAGTAAGCTAGAG GTACTTTGTATCAAGACTGGAAAGCATCTCCAAGAGATTCCCCTGTCCAGCGTTGACGGCATTTacaattttgatgatgTCTCTAGTGACGAGAACATGATGCAAAACAAGACTATTGATACACTCACCAGGAACGAAAGGAGTCGCTTTGTAATGATTGAACATTTCGAAAATGGTCAAAGGCAAAGGCTATTTATGCTTGTCGAAGAGGTTGGAAATAGTGACCCATTTGTCACTGTTTTAcgtattttaaaaatgtacgCTGATAATAAAACTTGA
- a CDS encoding conserved hypothetical protein (encoded by transcript BEWA_045290A), which produces MYVSLALVLALLYTLRSGRSLKYSFVSPRVNSRSCNILETRALTGPTKIYRTGSIVEFRGGSTFLVQLDSSSKRVLCDLGGRCIKRRIRVDINTKVKVEFDLIHPTRGRIVERLSAKIPKVKVEEKKKEEEIEEEEDDYDYEEEE; this is translated from the exons ATGTATGTCAGCCTAGCACTGGTCCTGGCCTTACTGTACACTCTTCGGTCTGGTCGTTCTCTCAAGTACTCGTTTGTATCTCCCCGCGTGAACAGTCGTTCTTGCAACATACTGGAAACCAGGGCACTTACTGGACCGACAAAGATCTACAGGACCGGTTCTATAGTGGAGTTTAGAGGCGGTTCTACGTTTCTAGTACAACTCGATTCCTCCAGCAAGAGG GTTCTCTGTGATCTGGGAGGTAGGTGTATAAAGAGGAGGATTCGAGTTGACATCAATACCAAGGTAAAGGTGGAATTCGACCTCATTCATCCAACCAGAGGAAGGATTGTGGAACG ACTCAGTGCCAAGATCCCCAAGGTAAAAGTagaggaaaagaaaaaggagGAGGAAATcgaggaagaagaggacGACTACGACTAcgaggaggaagaatag